In one window of Meiothermus sp. DNA:
- the tmk gene encoding dTMP kinase has translation MKGLFLTFEGPEGAGKSTQAQLLADWYRQKGREVVLTREPGGTELGTELRKLILTRPMQPETEFLLYSADRAEHAVTVIRPALARGAVVLCDRWLDSSLAYQGYGRGLSLDWLRAVSSGFLGELKPNLTFLFKISPRLGLWRAKHRRVSNEPDRFEAEELAFHQKVLDGFLELARQESDRFVVLDVEKPYANEVQAKLRRYLEERGMA, from the coding sequence GTGAAGGGCCTCTTCCTTACTTTTGAAGGCCCCGAGGGTGCCGGAAAGTCTACCCAAGCGCAGCTTTTGGCTGACTGGTACAGGCAAAAAGGCCGTGAGGTTGTGCTAACTCGAGAACCGGGCGGTACCGAGTTGGGCACTGAGCTGCGCAAGTTGATTCTTACGAGACCCATGCAGCCAGAGACGGAATTCTTGCTGTATAGCGCTGACCGCGCCGAGCACGCCGTAACGGTCATACGTCCAGCCCTTGCCCGGGGGGCGGTGGTGCTTTGTGACCGCTGGCTAGACTCTTCGCTGGCTTATCAGGGGTATGGCCGGGGGCTTTCTTTGGACTGGCTCCGAGCCGTTTCTAGTGGTTTCTTAGGAGAGCTGAAGCCAAACCTTACGTTCCTCTTTAAGATTTCGCCCCGGCTTGGGCTTTGGCGGGCAAAACATCGGCGGGTGTCCAACGAACCTGATCGGTTTGAAGCCGAGGAACTGGCATTTCATCAAAAGGTTTTAGATGGCTTCCTGGAGCTTGCCCGGCAAGAAAGCGATCGGTTCGTTGTTTTGGATGTAGAGAAGCCATATGCTAACGAAGTTCAAGCAAAATTGCGCCGCTACCTGGAGGAAAGAGGAATGGCTTGA
- a CDS encoding Nif3-like dinuclear metal center hexameric protein: protein MQRDVLVRWLDDYLKIREFKDPSLNGLQVEGKTEVRKIGVSVDAAQVIFDQAAEAQVDFLITHHGLFWGQPFAIVGYQKRRLERLFSAGISLYTAHLPLDAHPEVGNNAVLARELGLQGLEPFPHPRYGPIGFVGHFATAKPLAEVMDRIGELTGMQPLLHQGGPDEIRRVGVVSGGGAGDVGLANALGCDLYITGEPSHAHYHEPFELGLSVIYAGHYDSETFGVKALAARLEEEFGLPWVFLAHPTGL, encoded by the coding sequence ATGCAACGCGACGTGCTGGTTCGTTGGCTGGACGACTACCTCAAAATACGCGAGTTCAAAGATCCCTCGCTCAACGGCTTGCAGGTGGAGGGGAAAACCGAAGTGCGAAAAATTGGGGTCTCGGTGGACGCGGCCCAGGTGATCTTCGACCAGGCGGCAGAGGCCCAGGTAGACTTTCTGATTACCCATCATGGGCTTTTCTGGGGGCAGCCCTTTGCCATTGTGGGCTACCAGAAGAGGCGGCTGGAGCGGCTTTTTTCTGCAGGTATTAGCCTTTATACGGCCCATCTACCGCTCGACGCCCATCCCGAGGTGGGGAACAATGCGGTGCTGGCCCGCGAGCTGGGCTTGCAGGGGTTGGAGCCTTTCCCGCACCCCAGGTACGGCCCCATTGGCTTTGTGGGGCATTTTGCAACGGCAAAACCCCTGGCCGAGGTGATGGACCGCATCGGTGAGCTAACCGGAATGCAGCCGCTTCTGCACCAGGGGGGGCCGGATGAGATACGGCGGGTGGGGGTTGTCTCTGGGGGTGGGGCGGGCGACGTGGGCCTGGCCAATGCCCTCGGCTGCGACCTATACATCACCGGCGAGCCTTCGCACGCCCACTACCACGAACCCTTCGAACTGGGCCTCAGCGTGATTTATGCCGGCCACTACGATAGCGAGACCTTCGGGGTCAAGGCCCTGGCCGCCCGGCTGGAAGAGGAGTTTGGCCTGCCCTGGGTGTTTTTGGCCCACCCGACGGGGTTATGA
- a CDS encoding UDP-N-acetylmuramoyl-L-alanyl-D-glutamate--2,6-diaminopimelate ligase gives MPTLAELFSLFGQNAPALAVAGITHDSRLVQPGFVFVAIPGVPLPSRQPFDGHDYIPQAIEKGAVAVVGMRELNLDVPYLRVSDARAALADLSAAFWGYPAQKLRLLGVTGSKGKTTVAVLLHHLLQSAAPPVGRLSTVGVRIGDEELFLPGHFTTPEAPQVQEMLQRFVSAGCQQAVLEVSSHALALERVRGLLYEVGIFTNLYEDHLDLHGSMENYFAEKKKLLERSRFAIVNSDNPWTQTLAKRPQTWTYGAQGDWRLQHLVESSSGLGFEVISPIGSFPVQLPMVGRFNAENALAALAAASRMGLSVAQLQAGLACFPGVPGRMQLLQSEPFRVVVDFAHTGASLEAALRTLRPTTRNRLVVVIGAAGNQDPTRRTGIGQVAGRLADFAIFTEEDHRTEPLEAILETMARAHGEPRRYALVSDRREAIRYAVWLAQPGDTLLFSGKGHERTLERGTEILPWNEVEEVRLALEERKIKAEI, from the coding sequence ATGCCGACGCTGGCAGAGCTGTTTTCCCTGTTTGGTCAGAACGCCCCCGCCCTGGCCGTGGCGGGTATAACCCACGACTCGCGCTTGGTGCAACCCGGTTTTGTATTCGTGGCCATACCGGGTGTACCCCTGCCCAGCCGCCAGCCTTTTGATGGCCACGACTACATTCCCCAGGCCATCGAAAAAGGGGCAGTGGCGGTGGTGGGGATGCGTGAGCTGAACCTGGACGTACCCTACCTGCGGGTTTCCGATGCGCGGGCCGCCCTGGCCGACCTTTCGGCAGCCTTCTGGGGTTATCCAGCGCAAAAGTTGAGGCTGCTCGGCGTGACCGGCTCCAAGGGCAAGACCACCGTTGCGGTGCTGCTCCATCACCTGTTGCAATCGGCCGCTCCGCCGGTGGGTCGGCTCTCCACAGTGGGGGTCAGAATAGGGGATGAGGAGCTTTTTCTACCCGGCCACTTCACCACCCCCGAGGCCCCGCAGGTGCAGGAGATGTTGCAGCGCTTTGTGTCGGCAGGCTGCCAGCAGGCGGTGCTGGAGGTGAGCAGCCATGCGCTGGCTTTGGAGCGGGTGCGGGGGCTTTTGTACGAAGTGGGCATCTTTACCAACCTGTACGAAGACCACCTCGACCTGCACGGCAGCATGGAAAATTATTTCGCCGAGAAGAAGAAGCTTTTGGAGCGCTCGAGGTTTGCCATTGTGAATAGCGACAACCCCTGGACGCAAACCCTGGCCAAGCGCCCCCAGACCTGGACCTATGGCGCCCAGGGCGACTGGCGGCTACAGCACCTGGTGGAAAGTAGCAGCGGGCTGGGGTTTGAGGTCATCTCGCCCATCGGGTCGTTCCCGGTGCAGTTGCCCATGGTGGGGCGCTTCAACGCCGAGAACGCCCTGGCGGCCCTGGCCGCTGCGAGCCGGATGGGCCTCTCGGTGGCCCAACTCCAGGCTGGACTGGCCTGCTTTCCGGGTGTGCCGGGTCGGATGCAGCTACTCCAAAGCGAGCCCTTCCGAGTGGTGGTGGACTTTGCCCACACCGGGGCCAGCCTGGAAGCGGCCCTCCGAACCCTGCGCCCTACCACCCGAAACCGCCTGGTGGTGGTGATTGGGGCTGCCGGGAATCAGGATCCCACCCGGCGTACGGGCATCGGCCAGGTGGCCGGTCGGCTGGCCGACTTTGCCATCTTTACCGAAGAAGACCACCGCACCGAGCCCCTGGAGGCAATCCTGGAGACCATGGCCCGGGCTCACGGTGAACCCCGCCGCTACGCCCTGGTGTCCGACCGGCGCGAGGCCATCCGCTATGCGGTCTGGTTGGCCCAGCCTGGCGACACCCTGCTCTTTAGCGGCAAAGGCCACGAGCGGACGCTCGAGCGGGGCACCGAGATACTGCCCTGGAACGAGGTAGAGGAGGTGCGCCTGGCGCTGGAGGAACGCAAGATAAAAGCTGAAATATGA
- a CDS encoding rhodanese-like domain-containing protein, translating into MKIGYQALLEAALAEIETIKAEEARAYLGDPDCVFVDLRDIRELKREGKIPGAFHAPRGMLEFWVDPESPYHKPIFASGKKFIFYCAGGWRSALAAQTVQRMGLEPVCHIEGGFAEWVRIGGAVERLEER; encoded by the coding sequence ATGAAAATCGGCTACCAAGCGCTGCTCGAGGCAGCCCTGGCCGAGATCGAGACCATCAAAGCCGAGGAAGCCAGGGCTTACCTGGGCGACCCCGACTGCGTGTTCGTGGATTTGCGCGATATCCGCGAGCTCAAGCGCGAGGGCAAGATTCCCGGGGCCTTCCACGCCCCACGGGGCATGCTGGAGTTCTGGGTAGACCCCGAAAGCCCTTACCACAAGCCCATCTTCGCTTCAGGCAAGAAGTTTATCTTCTACTGCGCGGGAGGCTGGCGCTCGGCCCTGGCGGCCCAGACGGTACAGCGGATGGGTCTGGAGCCTGTATGTCACATCGAGGGCGGTTTTGCCGAGTGGGTGCGGATAGGTGGAGCCGTAGAACGGCTGGAGGAGCGGTAA
- a CDS encoding PIG-L family deacetylase has product MGLDVLAIAPHPDDGELRCGGLLNRARNLRQSTGILDLTQGEMGSKGTL; this is encoded by the coding sequence ATGGGTCTGGATGTATTGGCGATCGCCCCGCATCCCGATGACGGGGAATTGCGTTGTGGAGGTTTATTGAACCGCGCCAGGAACCTCCGGCAAAGCACCGGTATCCTCGATCTTACCCAGGGCGAGATGGGCTCCAAGGGAACTTTGTAA
- the hisD gene encoding histidinol dehydrogenase, which produces MIKTPEQIREHFKSRRLTVEYGDALETVRHILHQIELEGDVALQRISQEIDGHPVEEIPKRVWREAYESLDADLRDALETAKERIETFYRREPMGGFLEAGPEGVLGQLVRPLDRVGVYVPGGSAPLLSTVLMTAVPAKVAGVGEIVLASPPRVHPGILAAAWVAGADRLFGMGGAQAIAALAYGTETVPRVDKIMGPGNRYVVLAKREVYGVVGMEGLPGPTETLIIADASADPKLLAADLLAQAEHGPDSEAWLLSAYRELLERVMEELERQLADLPRAPIARQALERSGLVLVEHLEQALELANLYAPEHLCLSIHDPLAVLGMVRNAGGVFLGEHSCEALGDYIAGPSHVMPTSGTARFGGGLSLRDFLKVIPLVGLTQEAASRLSVLGARMAREEGLEAHARALDRRMKD; this is translated from the coding sequence ATGATCAAAACCCCAGAGCAAATCCGAGAGCACTTCAAAAGCCGCCGCCTGACGGTGGAGTATGGCGATGCACTCGAAACGGTGCGGCACATTCTGCACCAGATTGAACTCGAGGGCGATGTTGCTTTACAACGGATTAGTCAGGAAATAGACGGGCATCCGGTAGAGGAAATACCCAAGCGGGTCTGGCGGGAGGCTTACGAGAGCCTGGATGCCGACCTGCGCGATGCCCTCGAGACCGCCAAGGAACGCATAGAAACCTTCTACCGGCGTGAACCGATGGGGGGTTTTCTGGAGGCCGGGCCGGAAGGGGTGCTGGGCCAGCTGGTGCGCCCGCTGGATCGGGTGGGGGTGTATGTGCCCGGGGGGTCGGCCCCCCTGCTCTCCACTGTGCTCATGACGGCAGTTCCGGCCAAAGTTGCGGGGGTGGGCGAGATTGTGCTGGCTTCGCCGCCCAGGGTACACCCCGGCATTCTGGCTGCCGCCTGGGTTGCGGGGGCCGACCGCTTGTTCGGCATGGGCGGGGCGCAGGCCATTGCCGCACTGGCCTACGGTACCGAGACGGTGCCCCGGGTGGACAAAATCATGGGGCCGGGTAACCGCTACGTGGTGCTGGCCAAGCGCGAGGTGTATGGGGTGGTGGGGATGGAGGGCCTGCCGGGGCCTACCGAGACCCTCATTATTGCCGATGCCTCCGCCGACCCCAAGCTACTGGCCGCCGACCTTTTGGCCCAGGCCGAGCACGGCCCGGACTCGGAAGCCTGGTTGCTTTCGGCCTACCGCGAGCTATTGGAGCGGGTGATGGAGGAACTCGAGCGCCAGCTAGCCGACCTGCCCAGAGCCCCCATCGCTCGTCAGGCCCTGGAACGTAGCGGTCTGGTGCTGGTGGAGCATCTGGAGCAAGCCCTGGAACTGGCCAACCTATACGCCCCCGAGCACCTGTGCCTCTCCATTCACGACCCCCTGGCCGTCTTGGGAATGGTACGCAACGCCGGGGGTGTGTTCCTGGGAGAACATTCTTGCGAAGCACTTGGCGACTACATCGCAGGCCCCAGCCACGTGATGCCCACCTCTGGCACGGCCCGCTTTGGCGGCGGGCTTTCGCTGCGCGATTTTCTCAAGGTGATTCCGCTGGTGGGCCTTACCCAGGAAGCCGCCAGCAGGCTCTCGGTACTGGGAGCCCGCATGGCCCGCGAAGAGGGTCTGGAAGCCCATGCTCGGGCCCTGGATCGCAGAATGAAGGATTAG
- a CDS encoding DUF3108 domain-containing protein codes for MDWAIPQSLWYSLRYAGLPAGEQRLTVEPRRDGLRLTLEANVELPPPKTRQRWESEVDPLGLPRRYRERVEGNGARVMEVDFSREDGLVTVSQGKDDFAIPYLAEMHDPLSLILAVGRLKLEVGEVEKFALVGGRVYVERLPDQTLEGDTAGEKTPRNMRVYRLRPGLSLLYFDEDGYPVRLTQKVGEHIFEAELTQVQRLEAGQRLPPMQGRQEPAQRSNAQRNGHPRIVAGEPGKPRVVAGEPPKEKEREGESPSRRRRRRRRYS; via the coding sequence ATGGATTGGGCGATTCCGCAGTCGCTATGGTATAGCCTCCGGTACGCCGGTCTTCCGGCAGGCGAGCAGCGCCTGACCGTGGAGCCGCGCCGGGATGGGTTGCGCCTGACCCTGGAAGCCAATGTGGAGCTTCCGCCGCCCAAAACCCGGCAGCGCTGGGAGAGCGAGGTAGACCCCCTGGGCCTGCCCCGCCGCTACCGCGAGCGGGTGGAGGGCAACGGGGCCCGGGTGATGGAGGTGGATTTTTCCCGTGAAGACGGGTTGGTAACGGTGAGCCAGGGTAAGGACGACTTTGCCATTCCCTATCTGGCCGAGATGCACGACCCGCTCTCGCTGATTCTGGCGGTGGGGAGGCTCAAACTCGAGGTGGGGGAGGTCGAAAAATTTGCGCTGGTCGGTGGCAGGGTTTATGTCGAACGCCTGCCCGACCAGACCCTCGAGGGGGACACTGCAGGCGAGAAGACCCCTCGCAATATGCGTGTCTACCGTCTGCGACCCGGTTTGAGCCTGCTTTACTTCGATGAAGACGGCTATCCGGTGCGCCTCACGCAGAAGGTAGGGGAGCACATTTTTGAGGCCGAGCTGACGCAGGTACAGCGCCTCGAGGCCGGACAACGACTACCGCCCATGCAGGGCCGCCAGGAACCGGCCCAACGTTCCAATGCTCAGCGCAACGGCCATCCCCGCATCGTGGCGGGAGAGCCGGGCAAACCCAGGGTGGTTGCCGGTGAACCCCCCAAAGAAAAAGAACGTGAAGGGGAGAGCCCCAGCCGCCGCCGTCGCCGCCGCAGACGGTATAGCTAG
- a CDS encoding aromatic ring-hydroxylating dioxygenase subunit alpha, with the protein MKKLEVHPDIAQAATLPSSFYQDPAIYEETKEKVFARSWQWVGDTDDLKAPGTVKPFTLLEGCLDEPLVITRDFDDQLHLLSNVCTHRGMLVAETGDNARYLRCRYHGRRFGLDGCFQAMPEFEGVQGFPSPKDDLPKVAFETWGQGKFLWASLNPTVLLQEVLRPIQERIGWMPLRQFYFEPARARDYLVRANWALYCDNYLEGFHIPFIHASLNTAIDYGSYTTEVYDWCNLQLGIAPPGEPCFDLPKDSPDYGQRIAAYYYWVFPNLMLNFYPWGLSVNVVRPLGPELTKVSFLPYIWDAGKLEAGAGAALDRVEREDEVVVEAVQKGVKSRFYDRGRFSVAREQGVHHFHRLLAEALG; encoded by the coding sequence ATGAAGAAACTGGAAGTTCACCCCGATATTGCCCAGGCCGCCACCCTGCCCTCGAGCTTCTACCAAGACCCCGCCATTTACGAGGAAACCAAAGAGAAGGTCTTTGCCCGGAGCTGGCAGTGGGTGGGCGATACCGACGACTTGAAGGCCCCCGGTACAGTCAAGCCCTTTACTTTGCTGGAGGGTTGCCTCGACGAGCCGCTGGTTATCACCCGCGACTTTGACGACCAACTGCACCTGCTCTCCAATGTGTGCACCCACCGGGGGATGCTGGTGGCCGAGACCGGTGACAACGCCCGCTACCTGCGTTGCCGCTATCACGGGCGGCGCTTTGGCCTGGATGGCTGTTTTCAGGCCATGCCGGAGTTCGAGGGCGTGCAAGGCTTCCCCAGCCCCAAAGACGACCTGCCCAAGGTGGCTTTCGAGACCTGGGGCCAGGGGAAGTTTCTGTGGGCCAGCCTGAACCCCACCGTGTTGCTGCAAGAGGTGCTGCGGCCCATCCAGGAGCGCATCGGCTGGATGCCCTTGCGGCAGTTTTATTTTGAGCCTGCCCGTGCGCGGGACTACCTGGTGCGGGCCAACTGGGCGCTTTACTGCGACAACTACCTCGAGGGCTTCCACATTCCCTTTATCCATGCCTCCCTCAACACCGCCATTGACTACGGCAGCTACACCACCGAGGTCTACGACTGGTGCAACCTGCAACTGGGCATTGCGCCCCCCGGCGAGCCTTGTTTCGACCTGCCCAAGGACTCCCCCGACTACGGCCAGCGCATTGCGGCCTACTACTACTGGGTGTTCCCCAACCTGATGCTGAACTTTTACCCTTGGGGCCTGTCGGTTAATGTGGTGCGTCCGTTGGGGCCGGAGCTGACCAAGGTCTCGTTTCTGCCCTACATCTGGGATGCCGGCAAGCTCGAGGCGGGGGCTGGGGCTGCCCTCGACCGGGTGGAGCGAGAGGACGAAGTGGTGGTGGAGGCCGTGCAGAAGGGGGTTAAGTCGCGCTTCTATGACCGGGGACGCTTCAGCGTGGCGCGGGAGCAGGGGGTGCATCATTTTCACCGGCTGTTGGCGGAGGCCTTGGGGTAG
- a CDS encoding DUF4384 domain-containing protein, whose amino-acid sequence MKRLIASMVGLLGLMASAAPVLSPQGIIVNPVPTDLDVQTWLDRDPSGLGNATYFFGDKIRIYTRVNQNAYVYLFNINADGQIDLILPNAFNQYNYLRAGETRVFPEPGARYDFTIGGPAGVDQVLAVASRTPLSLAQVADIKSGQMRVQGASNLARALSIVVTPLPDRDWVSDVVRYNVQPRWASNPEPPVLVAPRPPIFFITPIPGYGVLWEDREDTEYRVAYRGGDVEQIFSYYHRDLLSKGWVKVNFKSKGGKKNPAYEAEYRRGGDKLEVSVSPRGGEMVVKLEWGK is encoded by the coding sequence ATGAAGCGACTGATTGCAAGCATGGTGGGGCTGTTGGGCCTGATGGCCTCTGCGGCGCCGGTGCTGAGCCCCCAGGGCATCATCGTCAACCCGGTGCCCACCGACCTGGACGTGCAGACCTGGCTCGACCGCGACCCTTCGGGGCTGGGCAACGCCACCTACTTCTTTGGCGACAAAATCAGGATTTACACCCGCGTCAACCAGAACGCCTATGTCTACCTGTTCAACATCAACGCCGACGGCCAGATTGACCTGATCCTGCCCAACGCCTTCAACCAGTACAACTACCTGCGTGCCGGCGAGACCCGGGTTTTCCCCGAGCCGGGCGCTCGCTACGACTTCACCATCGGCGGGCCTGCCGGCGTAGACCAGGTGCTAGCGGTGGCCAGCCGCACGCCGCTCTCGCTCGCCCAGGTGGCCGACATCAAAAGCGGGCAGATGCGGGTGCAGGGGGCCAGCAACCTGGCCCGGGCTCTCTCGATTGTGGTCACCCCTCTGCCCGACCGCGACTGGGTGAGCGACGTGGTGCGCTACAACGTGCAGCCCCGCTGGGCCAGCAACCCCGAGCCGCCCGTGCTAGTGGCGCCCAGGCCGCCCATCTTCTTCATTACCCCCATACCGGGTTACGGGGTGCTGTGGGAAGACCGCGAGGACACCGAGTACCGCGTGGCCTACCGGGGGGGCGATGTGGAGCAGATTTTTAGCTATTACCACCGCGACCTGCTCTCGAAGGGCTGGGTGAAGGTGAACTTCAAGTCTAAGGGGGGCAAGAAGAACCCGGCCTACGAAGCGGAGTACCGCCGGGGAGGGGATAAGCTCGAGGTGAGCGTAAGCCCCAGAGGCGGCGAGATGGTGGTCAAGCTCGAGTGGGGTAAGTAA
- a CDS encoding cbb3-type cytochrome c oxidase subunit I, giving the protein MAVATPQTTSRLGFWASVWDLLTTSDHKKVGMIYLVTSFVAFGLSGLMAVAIRWQLAGPEQQFLVGDAYNQVLTLHGATMLFFFIIPAGLAGFGNFILPLMLGERDVALPRINAFAAWLFVFSGVLIYTSLFFGGAPDVGWTFYYPFSRTTGLGTDFFMMGVLLVGLSSLLGSANFAATVYNLRAKGMGLWKMPIFVWGIFATSMLSLFALAGITAASLTVLLSRKLGLSLFDPGIGGDPVLYQQFFWFYSHPAVYIMLLPYLGIAAEIASTFARKPVFGYRFMVFALVGIAVVGFLVWAHHMFTVGESLLFQLVFVFFTVLVAVPTGVKIFNLLGTLWGGQLDFKTPLLFVMGFMFNFLLGGITGVMLAVVPFDYQVQDSYFVVAHFHNVLMAGSGFLAFAGLYYWWPKITGRMYPEFWGKVHFWLFLVGYLLTFMPQYVLGFLGMPRRYYTYPDGLYLWNELNFASTVGAVILALGGIAWMIAVIQSFRQNVKAPDNPWGGYTLEWATSSPPPSYNFAVQFPTVFKSERPLYDWEKEGLKPTPVDPATIHLPAPTVWPFMTAVGLLITGIGISLAPDMGNASVGGVAGWGGWLAVGLVLFIYSLFQWALRKEYDHPVVHHTVTGKSNAWVGMAWFIVSEIALFGILIAGYLYLRLTGAAVPPEDHRPALWLALLNTFFLVASSFTVHYAHHDLRTNKFSPFKLGMLISILLGVVFFLFQIWEFAIASGHYVDALNAAGQSEAAQKAALWFTAFFLIVGLHGAHVVIGGTGLTLAYAQGLAGKIDNHEQGTLEGSSMYWHLVDAVWLFIVTIFYIW; this is encoded by the coding sequence ATGGCTGTCGCAACTCCACAAACCACTTCCCGTCTGGGTTTCTGGGCCTCGGTCTGGGACTTACTGACCACCAGTGACCACAAAAAAGTCGGGATGATTTACCTGGTCACGTCCTTCGTGGCTTTCGGACTTTCGGGCCTGATGGCGGTGGCCATTCGCTGGCAGCTGGCGGGCCCCGAGCAGCAGTTCCTGGTGGGCGATGCCTACAACCAGGTGCTCACCCTGCACGGGGCTACCATGCTCTTTTTCTTCATCATCCCGGCGGGGCTGGCGGGTTTCGGTAACTTTATCCTGCCCCTCATGCTGGGCGAGCGAGACGTGGCCTTGCCGCGCATCAACGCCTTTGCGGCGTGGCTCTTCGTCTTTTCGGGGGTGCTGATTTACACCTCGCTTTTCTTTGGTGGGGCGCCGGATGTGGGCTGGACCTTCTACTATCCCTTCTCGCGCACTACGGGCCTGGGCACCGACTTCTTCATGATGGGCGTACTTCTGGTGGGGCTTTCGAGCCTCCTGGGTTCGGCCAACTTCGCTGCTACGGTCTACAATCTGCGGGCCAAGGGCATGGGCCTCTGGAAGATGCCCATCTTTGTGTGGGGCATTTTCGCTACCTCCATGCTCTCGCTCTTTGCTCTGGCCGGCATTACCGCAGCCAGTCTGACCGTATTGCTCTCGCGCAAACTGGGTTTGAGCCTGTTTGACCCTGGCATCGGCGGCGACCCGGTGCTCTATCAGCAGTTTTTCTGGTTCTACTCACACCCGGCGGTGTATATCATGCTGCTGCCCTACTTGGGCATCGCTGCAGAGATAGCTTCCACCTTCGCGCGCAAGCCGGTGTTCGGTTATCGCTTCATGGTGTTTGCGCTGGTGGGCATCGCGGTGGTGGGCTTCCTGGTCTGGGCGCACCATATGTTCACGGTGGGCGAGAGCCTGCTGTTCCAACTGGTGTTTGTCTTCTTCACGGTGCTGGTTGCAGTACCGACCGGGGTCAAAATCTTCAACTTGCTGGGCACCCTGTGGGGCGGCCAGCTCGACTTCAAAACCCCGCTGCTCTTTGTGATGGGCTTCATGTTCAACTTCCTGCTGGGGGGGATTACCGGGGTCATGCTGGCGGTGGTGCCCTTCGACTACCAGGTGCAGGACAGCTACTTCGTGGTGGCCCACTTCCACAACGTCCTGATGGCCGGTTCGGGCTTCCTGGCTTTTGCCGGGCTTTACTACTGGTGGCCCAAAATTACCGGGCGCATGTACCCCGAGTTCTGGGGTAAGGTGCACTTCTGGCTCTTCCTGGTGGGCTATTTGCTGACCTTCATGCCCCAGTACGTGCTGGGCTTCCTGGGGATGCCCCGCCGCTACTACACCTACCCGGATGGGCTCTACCTGTGGAACGAGCTGAACTTCGCTTCCACCGTGGGGGCGGTCATTCTGGCCCTGGGGGGTATTGCCTGGATGATTGCGGTGATCCAGAGCTTCCGTCAGAACGTCAAGGCCCCCGATAACCCCTGGGGGGGGTATACCCTCGAGTGGGCCACTTCCTCGCCCCCGCCCTCCTACAACTTTGCGGTGCAGTTCCCCACGGTTTTCAAGTCCGAGCGGCCCCTCTACGACTGGGAGAAGGAGGGTTTAAAGCCGACCCCCGTTGACCCCGCTACCATCCACTTGCCGGCGCCCACGGTCTGGCCCTTTATGACTGCCGTGGGCCTGCTCATTACAGGTATCGGTATCTCGCTGGCCCCTGATATGGGCAATGCCTCTGTGGGCGGGGTAGCCGGCTGGGGCGGCTGGCTGGCGGTGGGGCTGGTACTGTTTATTTACAGCCTCTTCCAGTGGGCCTTGCGCAAAGAGTACGACCACCCTGTGGTACACCACACCGTTACCGGCAAATCCAATGCCTGGGTGGGCATGGCCTGGTTTATCGTTTCGGAAATTGCCCTCTTTGGGATCCTGATTGCGGGCTACTTGTACCTGCGCCTTACTGGGGCTGCGGTACCGCCCGAAGACCACCGCCCGGCCCTGTGGCTGGCCCTGCTGAACACTTTCTTCCTGGTAGCCAGCTCCTTCACCGTTCACTACGCCCACCACGACCTGCGCACCAACAAGTTCTCGCCATTCAAGCTGGGCATGTTGATTAGCATCCTCCTGGGTGTGGTCTTCTTTCTCTTCCAGATTTGGGAGTTTGCTATTGCCTCGGGGCACTATGTCGATGCCCTGAACGCGGCGGGTCAGTCAGAAGCGGCCCAGAAGGCGGCTTTGTGGTTCACGGCCTTCTTCCTGATCGTGGGCCTGCACGGGGCCCACGTGGTCATCGGTGGAACCGGCCTAACCCTGGCCTACGCCCAGGGTCTGGCCGGCAAAATTGACAACCACGAGCAGGGCACCCTCGAGGGCTCCTCGATGTACTGGCACCTGGTGGATGCAGTCTGGCTGTTCATCGTGACCATCTTCTATATCTGGTAG